The following DNA comes from Fibrobacter sp..
CCGAGTGGCGCGGGACGAGTTTTCTTCGCTGCCGCAGAGCGCGGTGGAAAAGGAACGTTCGCTGGAACAGATGCGCATCATGGGCATACGCCCGATACGCATGGTCATGAGCCGCTATCCGTCGGTGTCGGTGGATGTTCCCTCCGATGCCGCTGCGGTGGAAGCGCTCATCAACAAACAATCGCTTGAAAACAAGTGGGGATAAAATGATTGCATGCATGCGCGGGTTCGCCCCGCAAATCCCTGGACTTCGTTTTCGTTTCGTTTATCCGGTCTACCTCTCCTTTAGCCAGGCGAGGGGACCCGATGAATTCTGCTGAACGAAAAGTCCTTCATGTAGCACTGGCCCTCTTTTTGGTGGGAATCTTGGTGAGGTTCCTGCCGTGGGGGCTGCCTTCCGTCGATTTTGTGGACATCGGGGAGCGCCCGAGGAGGGTGGAAACGCCCCCTTTGCAGTCCAAGTTGGAATATGCGGCCCGCGGTGCCCCGGAGGCTGTCGAAACTGACGAAGGTGTAAACGAAAATTTACACAAGAAGGCGGGTAAAAAGCCCCGAAAAAAGAAGGCGGTAGTCCGCTTTCCCTTGCATATCAATACTGCGACGGCGGACGAACTTTGCGCGCTGAAGGGCGTCGGGCCCAAGCTCGCAGAGAAAATTATCGCCTTCAGGGAGCAGCACGGACCCTTCGACGGGCCTGCGAGCCTCCAAAAAGTACCCGGAATTGGCAAAAAAAAATTGGAGGGCATGTTACAATGGGTGATTTTTGATTAGTTTTTATACTATCAAAATCTTCATAAGTCGTTGAGTATATGAGTGATACGAAATTGTACCTAGGTATTGAGGTTGGCGATGTCTCCCTGAAAGTCGCTCTCCTGGATGGCGCCGAAAAGCGCGTCTTGAAGACTGCCGTGCTCCAGACGGAAACCAGCCCCATCGATGACATCTACACGTTCGAGACGGTCCTCCAGGGCTGGATAGACGAGTGTCATCTCGAAGAAATCGAGGCCATCTCCGTGACGGTCCCCGCCTTCAGGTCCATTGTCCGCCAGGTGTTCGTGCCGGCCGAAGCCGTCGCGAATATCGACGACTACGTCCAGTGGTACCTCGGGCTCATTACCAATGGCGATAAGGGCTCCTATATCACCGACTACAAGATTCTGGGTGGCGATTCCTCCGTCGGGCAGACCGTTCTGCTTATTGCGGTCCGACGTGAATGGGTCGATGCACTGCGCAAGGGATTCCGCAGCAAGAGCCTCGTCCCGAAGGGGATGGAGGTGGACGTGCTTTCCCTGATGAACCTCATGGATGCTGCCGAAGGGATCAAGAAGGAACTGGAATGCGTCATCAAGGCCGACTACTTCGGCGTGACACTGCTCTGGCTCAGCAAGGACAACATGCATGCGCTGCGCTGCGTCTCGACGCTTTCCCTGGTGAACGCCTCCATGGAAGAGGCCGCTTCTATCCTTGCCGACGGTATTGTCGAACAGATGAAGCTTGCTAAGGAACAGAACTCCGTGCCGGAAGTGAAGCAGGTGCACCTCTGTGGCGAAATGGCCATGGAACCCCTGTTCGTCCAGAAATTGCGCGAGAAGTTTGCTGACAATTGCCAGATTGTACTTAT
Coding sequences within:
- a CDS encoding helix-hairpin-helix domain-containing protein, coding for MNSAERKVLHVALALFLVGILVRFLPWGLPSVDFVDIGERPRRVETPPLQSKLEYAARGAPEAVETDEGVNENLHKKAGKKPRKKKAVVRFPLHINTATADELCALKGVGPKLAEKIIAFREQHGPFDGPASLQKVPGIGKKKLEGMLQWVIFD